The Microcystis panniformis FACHB-1757 region GCGATTAACCCCCAAATTACTCCCCCACAGTCCCAAGGCAGACAAAAAGCCACTTTATGAAAGGCTCCCTTACCGGTGGGTTTGAGGTAGGGATAAAGAGCGATCGCCATTACTTGCCCCCAACGTCCCCAAATTGGTGCTAAAATTAGAGCTAAGGCTCGATTATCGCTTAAATCGGTCAAAGCGGCGATTTTTAGCAGCAAAACCATAGTCACGGCCATGACTCCAAAGGCCCCGGTAACACTATCGGCCATGACCGCTAAACGACGCTGGGGGTCAGTGACAGCTAAACCATCGGCCGTGTCACTAACTCCATCAAGGTGTAGTCCTCCCGTTAGATAAACCCAAACTCCCACAAGGACAACCGCACGAGTTAAGAGTGGCATTCCCAGACCAGCTAGAGTTATATCGAGCAAAACCAGAATTAGACCCAAAAATAAGCCCACTAAGGGAATCCATCGGGCAATTCTGCCAAAATCAGGCCAGGCAATCGGAACGGGAATAATCGTGTAAAAAGCGATCGCACCTAAAAATGAGCGAATTTCTTGACAAATGAAGTTAAATATGGTAATCAATCCCCCCAATTCGCTCCCAGTATGGCATCGTTTCTCATAAAGATGAAGTATAACTTAATTTTGTATCGGCCACCCTCTGGGATTTTCAAAACATCTGAGAACGCCTATAATAATTTAATTCGACATAACACGGTTACTTGTAATTTTATAGGAAAACTTCTTGTGATCGCTATGAGAGTAATATACGGAAAGATTTTTTAAAAAATGTGTATTTGGTGTGAGATATGGAAAGTTTCCATATAACATATAGTTATGCAGTTTTATTTTGTTAGATTCCTGAACTAGAAAGACTTTTAGTCTTAAGATAATATTATGTCGAGATCTATTTAATATGAAGACAGAAGTTGTTGTTGCGTTGATTGCTGGAACACTAGCACTTGCAGGCTCAATACTGACCTTTTACTTAACTAAAATCAGAGAAGACAATACTAAGAGACTTGAACATACAATGGAGCATTATAGAAGCCAGATTGAAGAATTCTATGGACCACTCTTCAATCTCGTGTATCAAATTGATGAGTTATACTATGTAAAAGAAGATATTGTTAGTCCTGCCTCTGGGGTTCATGATACACTAAGTGAAGAGCAAAAGAAGGAAATTGAGTCCTTTTTTAAGAATGAATATTTCTTTGATCTTCATAAAGAAATAGTCAGAATTTTGCGAACCAAGCTTTATCTAGTTGAAGGGGCGGAAATGCCTGCTAGTTTTTCCAATTATCTTCGTCATGCCACTCAAGAACAAGCTCAATTTAGATTGTGGAAGGAAAACAATATAGATACCAAGCATATTGTTGGAGAACCTTTTCCTGACCAGTTCATTAATGACATTAAATTTGATCTGCGAAATGCGATGCAAAGATATAATCAAACTAGGCAGATTTATAAGAGAAATATATTTGGTATTTCATTCATAAAATTGCCTTATTCAAAATCGAATTTGGAAAAGCATAACAACGCCCATGCACACCGAGCGCCGCAGCCGTAGGGTGCGTTCCCTAATGTGGCTCCTACTGCTCCACCGATCAATTTTGGGGAACGCACCATGCACATTGATTGAAGCTGTGGGTTTAGGCGTTGTCAAATTGAAAGATGCTCGGCGTTGCTGACTTTGGGTATGAATCATTGCATCTACATTTTTTAAAACTCAGGCTCAAACTGACTTTTTGATATATGCAAAATTAGCATTCATACCTTGATTAAGCAACGCCGGGGTTTTTTCGTTGAGTTGGCTGGCTCTTATCTTCGGTCGGCCTTTGAGCTTTTTCTGTTCTCTGAGTTGGGCTTCCAGTTGGGTGGTTCGTTACGAGGTTTTGTCAGCTATCTACTTCTTGGCGGAGGGCTTTCTCAATTTTCCTTTGGCTCTCTGTGGCAATCCTCCTATCTGTGTTAAACCAGATTTTCTCCCTCATAGCAACCCCTACACGACCTTGATTTTTGTTCGCGACAGCTTCCAGCAGTTATTGAGAGGTTACATCAGTGGGAAGTGGGAAGTAGGGAACACAGAGCAAAAAGCTGACGGCTGACAGCTGATAGCTCTTTATTGCTAACCGGACTGACGATGATCTATTCTGTATCCTAGCCTGACTCGCCAATCCCCACCGCCAAAAAAGAATAATGTACTGCGATTACCTGGTTCAAATCCTCACCGCACGCGTCTACGATGTCGCCCAAGAAACCCCCTTGGAACTTGCCCCCAATCTCTCCCAACGCTTGCACAATCAGCTTTTACTCAAGCGCGAGGATATGCAGTCGGTTTTCTCTTTTAAACTGCGCGGTGCTTACAACAAAATGGCGCATTTGTCAAGGGATTTGTTACAAAAAGGCGTAATTGCTGCCTCGGCGGGAAATCATGCTCAGGGAGTCGCTTTGGGAGCGCGGCAATTGGGAACCCAAGCGATTATCGTTATGCCTGTCACCACTCCGCAAGTCAAAATCGACGCAGTAAAAGCCCGGGGTGGGATTGTCGTCCTGCACGGTGACACCTACGATGATGCCTACACCTACGCGCGACAATTAGAAGCGGAAAAAGGCTTAACTTTTATCCATCCCTTCGATGATCCGGAGGTAATCGCTGGCCAGGGTACGATCGGTATGGAAATTTTACGACAATATCAGCAACCGATCGAGGCCATTTTTGTCGCTATTGGTGGCGGTGGGCTAATATCAGGTATTGCAGCCTATGTCAAGCGTTTACGCCCAGAAATTAAAATTATCGGGGTGGAACCTGTGGACTCAGACGCGATGAATCAATCCCTAAAAGCCGGTTATCGGGTGCGTTTGTCTCAAGTGGGATTATTTGCCGATGGGGTGGCGGTGCGCGAGGTGGGAGAGGAGACTTTTCGTCTCTGTCAGCAGTATGTGGATGAGATTATCCTCGTGGATACGGACGATATTTGTGCGGCGATTAAGGATGTTTTTCAAGATACACGCTCGATTTTAGAACCTGCGGGGGCGTTGGCGGTAGCAGGAGCGAAAGCTTATGTAGAAAGAGAGGGAATTGAGGATAAAACGCTTGTTGCTGTGGCTTGTGGGGCGAATATGAACTTTGATCGTCTGCGGTTTGTGGCGGAAAGGGCAGAATTAGGGGAACGGCGCGAGGCGTTGTATGCTGTGACTATTCCCGAACAACCGGGCAGTTTACGGCGTTTTTGCGAATGTGTCGGCAAACGCAATTTAACCGAATTTAGTTATCGCATTGCCGATGAAAAAGAAGCACATATTTTTGTCGGCGCCCAGATCGAAAATCGCAGCGATGCCAAGAAATTAGCCGAGAGTTTTGAAGCTTGCGGCTTTAAAACCCTTGATATTAGCGATGATGAATTGACTAAATTGCATCTGCGCCACATGGTGGGAGGGCGATCGCATTTAGCCGATCATGAATTATTTTACCGCTTCGAGTTTCCCGAACGACCGGGGGCTTTAATGAAATTTGTCGCCTCCATGAGTCCCCACTGGAATATCAGCGTTTTCCATTATCGCAATAACGGGGCCGATTACGGGCGCATCGTCGTGGGCATACAAGTCCCCCCCGATGAAATGAATCAATGGCAAGCTTTTCTCGATACTCTCGGCTATCGCTATTGGGATGAAAGTCAAAACCGGGCCTATCAGTTATTTTTAGGTTAAATCGCCATTTTCAGGAAGTGATCAGTACAGATGAATCAAGATTTTACCCATATTTCCGTTTTGAGTCAAGAATTAATCGCCGGTTTAAATATTCAACCTGGGGGGCATTATCTCGATCTTACCCTAGGCGGTGGTGGACACAGCCGCTTGCTTTTAGAAGCCCATCCTGAAACGAAAGTAACCGCCATCGATCGCGATCAAAGCGCCCTAGAAGCCGCTAAAATTAGTCTTGCCCCCTATCTAGATAGCCGTTTAACCCTCTGGTGGGGGAACTTCGCCGATTATAAGGGACAGAATAGCAGTTTTGATGGCATTATCGCCGATTTAGGAGTCAGTTCTCCCCAATTCGATCAGAGCGAGCGCGGCTTTAGTTTTCGCCACACGGCAGCCTTAGATATGCGGATGGATCGCTGTCAATCCCTGACGGCAGCCGATATTATTAATCATTGGCAGGAAAAAGAATTAGCAGCTCTTTTTTATCAATACGGAGAAGAACGTTTATCTCGTCCTATTGCTCGCTCGATCGTCCAAAAACGTCCCTTTACTACCACCACTGAATTAGCGGCTGTCATCGCTAGTTCTGTACCCGCTAGTTACCGTTATGGACGTATTCATCCAGCAACGCGGGTTTTTCAGTCCCTACGCATCGCTGTTAATCAAGAATTAGATTCTCTGCAAAAATTGTTAAATCAAGCCCCCCACTGGCTAAAATCCGGGGGAATTATCGCTATGATCAGTTTTCATAGTCTAGAAGATCGTCTGATCAAGTATGGCTTTCGCGAAGATAATTCCTTGAAAATTATCACGAAAAAGCCGATTATTCCCAGCCGAGAAGAACAGGCTAAAAATCCCCGTTCTCGTTCGGCTAAACTAAGAATAGCCCAAAAGATCGAATCAGAGGTTATCTGATAGCAGTTATCTTAATGGTGAGGTACAAACTCTCTGGTTTTGGGGAGTCGTTTGTCAATACCAAATTAGGGCTTGCTGAATAAATGTGAAATGTAGGCAAGGTAAGGATTTTGTGGCTTTACGAGCGAAACAGGTGCAAGATTTTGAGAGAATCGTGCTTCAAAACCTGGCATCTTGAGCGGCGATTGCGTCCTGTAGGGGCGAAGCATTCGGGCAATAACCTATCGGTGAAACCGTAGATTTTCTATCCGAATGCTTCGCCCGTACTTTTTGCCGCAAACCCAAATTAGGTTACACTTCATCTTGAAGATAAAGGCTGTGGTAAAGTAAAAACCAAGAAAGAAAGCCAGTATTTATTCTTAAAAATCACTGACTAAAATAACGCAATCCCTTTACCAATCTTTCTACTGCCGTTAAAGCTGTTTCTGGAGATAAAGCAGCGTAGGCAAGACGCAAATAACAGCCCTCTGTTATCCCAAAAGTTGAACCGGGTAACACTGCCACCCGCTGCCGCTCAATTAAACTTTTAACTAACTGAAAATCATTCTTGTCTGTGGTAATTTTCAGGAAGAAATAAAAAGCCCCTTCCGCAGTGGCAACATCACAGATATCGCCGATTGATTCTAGAGCATTCAGGCAAATTTCTCTAACTTTACTGATGGTTTTTAACTGTTCTAAAGGATAGCTTTTACCCACCTGTAACGCTCCCAGAGCGGCGTATTGCGACACCACCGGCGGACAAATTAAAATAGTATCCTGAATCTTATTAATCGCCTCAGATAAATGTTCTGGTACTACCATATAACCAATGCGCCAACTGGCAAAACCGTAGGCTTTTGAGAGACTAAATAAGGAAATAGTCCAGGATTCACTGCCAACAATTGCCGCCGGGGAAAAGTGGCGGGCATGGTTATAGGTAAAATACTCATAAGCTTCATCGTGAATGTGATAGATGCCTTTTTTTTGACAGATTCGATTGACTTCTCTCAGGGTATTTTCTGGATAAACTACTCCCGTGGGATTATTAGGAGAAATCGTCACCACTGCCTTAGTTTTTTCCGTGATTGCCTCTTCAATGGCGGCTGGACGCAATTGATAATTTTTGTCTGTGGCAACCAAAATTACTTGACAATCAGCCATTTTTATGGCCATTTCATGATTGAAATAAAAGGGAGTATTGAGAATAATTTCATCCCCCGGGGAAGTAATGGCTAAAATGGCATTCATAAAAGCCATATTACTGCCCGCCGTCACAAAAATTGCCTGTTTATCGCTGATTTCTACCCGATTATCTTCGGCTAGTTTTTGCCGAATT contains the following coding sequences:
- the ilvA gene encoding threonine ammonia-lyase, biosynthetic encodes the protein MYCDYLVQILTARVYDVAQETPLELAPNLSQRLHNQLLLKREDMQSVFSFKLRGAYNKMAHLSRDLLQKGVIAASAGNHAQGVALGARQLGTQAIIVMPVTTPQVKIDAVKARGGIVVLHGDTYDDAYTYARQLEAEKGLTFIHPFDDPEVIAGQGTIGMEILRQYQQPIEAIFVAIGGGGLISGIAAYVKRLRPEIKIIGVEPVDSDAMNQSLKAGYRVRLSQVGLFADGVAVREVGEETFRLCQQYVDEIILVDTDDICAAIKDVFQDTRSILEPAGALAVAGAKAYVEREGIEDKTLVAVACGANMNFDRLRFVAERAELGERREALYAVTIPEQPGSLRRFCECVGKRNLTEFSYRIADEKEAHIFVGAQIENRSDAKKLAESFEACGFKTLDISDDELTKLHLRHMVGGRSHLADHELFYRFEFPERPGALMKFVASMSPHWNISVFHYRNNGADYGRIVVGIQVPPDEMNQWQAFLDTLGYRYWDESQNRAYQLFLG
- the cobS gene encoding adenosylcobinamide-GDP ribazoletransferase, encoding MGGLITIFNFICQEIRSFLGAIAFYTIIPVPIAWPDFGRIARWIPLVGLFLGLILVLLDITLAGLGMPLLTRAVVLVGVWVYLTGGLHLDGVSDTADGLAVTDPQRRLAVMADSVTGAFGVMAVTMVLLLKIAALTDLSDNRALALILAPIWGRWGQVMAIALYPYLKPTGKGAFHKVAFCLPWDCGGVIWGLIALFGGLSWGIIAISAGIALALLTGYWLYRRLRGHTGDTYGAVVEWTEALFLAFLTIIS
- a CDS encoding pyridoxal phosphate-dependent aminotransferase encodes the protein MKDLLSRMDGVQTPIIPVVGQLIKANPGTISLGQGIVSYYPPQEAIESLSLFLANPKNHQYQSVAGIPPLLTVIRQKLAEDNRVEISDKQAIFVTAGSNMAFMNAILAITSPGDEIILNTPFYFNHEMAIKMADCQVILVATDKNYQLRPAAIEEAITEKTKAVVTISPNNPTGVVYPENTLREVNRICQKKGIYHIHDEAYEYFTYNHARHFSPAAIVGSESWTISLFSLSKAYGFASWRIGYMVVPEHLSEAINKIQDTILICPPVVSQYAALGALQVGKSYPLEQLKTISKVREICLNALESIGDICDVATAEGAFYFFLKITTDKNDFQLVKSLIERQRVAVLPGSTFGITEGCYLRLAYAALSPETALTAVERLVKGLRYFSQ
- the rsmH gene encoding 16S rRNA (cytosine(1402)-N(4))-methyltransferase RsmH, yielding MNQDFTHISVLSQELIAGLNIQPGGHYLDLTLGGGGHSRLLLEAHPETKVTAIDRDQSALEAAKISLAPYLDSRLTLWWGNFADYKGQNSSFDGIIADLGVSSPQFDQSERGFSFRHTAALDMRMDRCQSLTAADIINHWQEKELAALFYQYGEERLSRPIARSIVQKRPFTTTTELAAVIASSVPASYRYGRIHPATRVFQSLRIAVNQELDSLQKLLNQAPHWLKSGGIIAMISFHSLEDRLIKYGFREDNSLKIITKKPIIPSREEQAKNPRSRSAKLRIAQKIESEVI